Proteins from one Chroococcidiopsis sp. CCMEE 29 genomic window:
- a CDS encoding SDR family oxidoreductase, with protein sequence MPEEQLQPPQHQEQQPGLESEMTPRPKADDSQYRGSGKLQGKVALITGGDSGIGRAVAIAFAKEGADVAIMYLNEHDDAKQTKQMVEEQGRRAVAIAGDIGDESFCQQAVQQTVDEFGKLDILVNNAAEQHPQQSIEDISAQQLERTFRTNIFSMFFLTKAALKHLKEGSAIVNTTSVTAYKGNPQLLDYSSTKGAIVAFTRSLSKSLVEKGIRVNAVAPGPIWTPLIPATFPEEKVASFGKQVPMGRPGQPEEVAPSYVFLASDDASYISGQVLHPNGGDVVNG encoded by the coding sequence ATGCCAGAAGAACAATTACAACCACCACAGCATCAGGAGCAACAACCCGGTCTGGAATCAGAAATGACACCACGACCAAAGGCTGACGATTCCCAGTACCGGGGGAGTGGTAAGTTGCAAGGCAAAGTAGCACTGATCACGGGTGGTGATAGTGGTATTGGTCGTGCGGTAGCGATCGCGTTTGCGAAAGAGGGAGCAGATGTGGCGATCATGTACTTAAACGAGCACGATGATGCCAAACAGACGAAACAAATGGTAGAAGAACAAGGTCGTCGTGCTGTGGCAATTGCTGGAGATATTGGTGATGAAAGCTTCTGTCAGCAAGCAGTGCAGCAAACAGTAGATGAGTTTGGCAAACTCGATATTCTCGTCAATAACGCTGCTGAACAACATCCACAGCAGAGTATTGAGGACATCAGCGCTCAACAGTTAGAGCGTACCTTCCGCACTAATATTTTCTCCATGTTTTTCCTGACCAAGGCAGCGCTGAAGCATCTCAAAGAAGGCAGTGCTATTGTTAATACCACTTCCGTAACGGCTTATAAAGGCAATCCGCAATTACTTGATTACTCTTCTACTAAAGGCGCGATCGTTGCCTTTACCCGCTCATTGTCTAAGAGCCTGGTAGAAAAGGGAATTCGCGTCAATGCTGTTGCTCCTGGTCCGATTTGGACACCACTCATCCCAGCAACTTTTCCAGAGGAAAAAGTTGCCAGCTTCGGCAAACAAGTGCCAATGGGACGACCTGGTCAACCTGAAGAAGTTGCACCGAGTTACGTATTTTTAGCGTCAGATGATGCTTCTTATATTTCCGGTCAGGTATTACATCCCAACGGTGGTGATGTAGTCAACGGTTAA
- a CDS encoding DUF2993 domain-containing protein, producing MSEQQGLGEQALNKAAEIGLSSQLDEVEELDVSIKTDPFKAMQGQVDSVTIEGEGMVMQGDLRMEELDMHMTGVAINPLSAAFGKIELTQPTEASTHVVLLEGDINRAFNSEFVRTKLQNQQVHVNGQPMTIDPQQVDFRLPGEGKVAVNAKVLLRETSKTEQVAFTAVPRVSPNGQTVTLENVEYGEGEELSPELTKALVDQTSEILNLSNFDLEGMTLKVNNLQVEAGKLTLEAQAHVEQIPSG from the coding sequence ATGTCAGAGCAACAGGGATTGGGAGAGCAGGCACTCAATAAGGCAGCAGAAATTGGGCTATCCAGCCAGCTAGATGAAGTTGAGGAGTTGGATGTAAGTATTAAAACCGATCCATTTAAGGCGATGCAGGGACAGGTGGATTCAGTCACAATTGAAGGTGAAGGAATGGTGATGCAGGGTGACCTGCGGATGGAAGAACTGGACATGCACATGACTGGCGTTGCGATCAATCCCCTCAGTGCAGCTTTCGGTAAAATTGAATTGACCCAGCCTACAGAGGCTAGTACCCATGTTGTTTTATTAGAAGGCGATATTAACCGTGCGTTCAACTCGGAATTTGTCCGCACGAAACTGCAAAACCAGCAGGTACACGTCAATGGTCAACCGATGACGATTGATCCCCAACAGGTAGATTTCCGGCTACCGGGTGAAGGTAAGGTAGCAGTGAATGCTAAGGTGTTGTTGCGTGAAACCAGCAAAACTGAGCAGGTTGCCTTCACGGCTGTACCTCGTGTTAGCCCTAACGGACAAACAGTTACTCTCGAAAATGTTGAATACGGTGAAGGGGAGGAGTTATCGCCAGAACTGACAAAGGCACTGGTCGATCAAACCAGTGAAATTCTTAATCTGAGCAACTTCGACTTGGAAGGGATGACGCTGAAGGTTAACAATTTACAGGTCGAAGCCGGTAAACTAACGCTAGAAGCCCAAGCCCATGTTGAACAAATTCCTTCGGGCTGA
- a CDS encoding hemerythrin domain-containing protein — MVATLDDTKRSAIAVKLADMKAVQELIISNEEKLLSQVNDQEIRQRLQDMLESDRKNLGVLETVIVQYGVQGEPRQVTQQLVEMTQQMMQGSDLSLYDKFAQHELFKHGQVMTGIMLHKAAQVVGADVDLAFGPLNTVNFENRAHQEQLKGMLEQVGTRELTGQEADQGLWARVQDAMAAFSGVVGSVVTQTSDKQDMNIQDVIRLDHNKVNTLFTELLQSDDPQKIQEYFGQIYKDLSAHAEAEEQVVYPRVRSFYGNNDTQELYDEQAEMKQMLEEIKASSPSSSEFKDKVRKLMEAVGDHIRQEESTMFAAIRNNLSDAETEQLATEFKAAKSQIQQKMGTVS; from the coding sequence ATGGTAGCAACTTTAGATGATACCAAACGCTCTGCGATCGCTGTTAAATTAGCTGATATGAAGGCGGTTCAAGAGCTAATAATTTCTAATGAAGAAAAACTCCTATCTCAAGTTAACGATCAAGAAATTCGTCAGCGTCTTCAGGATATGCTCGAATCGGATCGGAAAAACTTAGGGGTTCTAGAAACAGTAATTGTCCAATACGGTGTTCAGGGAGAGCCAAGACAGGTAACCCAACAGCTAGTTGAAATGACCCAGCAAATGATGCAAGGTTCTGACCTGTCCTTGTATGATAAGTTTGCTCAGCATGAACTGTTTAAGCATGGACAGGTAATGACTGGTATCATGCTTCATAAGGCTGCTCAAGTTGTTGGCGCTGATGTCGATCTCGCTTTCGGACCTTTAAACACAGTCAACTTTGAGAACCGAGCTCATCAAGAGCAGCTCAAAGGGATGCTAGAGCAGGTTGGTACTCGTGAGCTAACTGGGCAAGAAGCCGATCAAGGACTCTGGGCTCGCGTACAAGATGCAATGGCAGCATTCAGCGGCGTAGTTGGTAGTGTAGTTACTCAAACCAGTGACAAACAGGATATGAATATCCAAGATGTCATTCGGTTGGATCACAACAAGGTCAATACTCTTTTCACAGAGCTGCTACAGAGTGACGATCCTCAAAAGATTCAAGAGTATTTCGGTCAAATCTACAAAGATCTAAGTGCCCACGCTGAAGCTGAAGAGCAAGTCGTCTATCCAAGAGTACGGTCTTTCTACGGTAACAACGATACCCAAGAACTGTATGACGAGCAAGCTGAAATGAAGCAGATGTTAGAGGAAATTAAGGCTTCCAGCCCCTCTTCATCTGAATTCAAGGATAAGGTCAGAAAGCTGATGGAGGCTGTTGGTGATCATATCCGTCAAGAAGAAAGTACCATGTTTGCCGCAATCCGCAATAACTTGAGCGACGCTGAAACCGAGCAGCTGGCTACCGAGTTCAAGGCAGCTAAGAGCCAGATTCAACAAAAAATGGGTACTGTCAGCTAA
- a CDS encoding hemerythrin domain-containing protein yields MDIFDLIRKDHRQIENLFSEIERAGKTQKLYEYFNQLYEEISLHTEVEEKIFYPAISNYQDTERLLDEAQKEHHEIKQMLEDIESFSPISDEFKQKLSELKQAIQHHVQEEENEVFTQVQESMSKAEREQLGNDFEAVKSQQQSE; encoded by the coding sequence ATGGACATCTTTGACTTAATTAGAAAGGATCATCGTCAGATTGAAAATCTTTTTTCAGAAATTGAGAGGGCTGGCAAAACTCAAAAATTATATGAATACTTCAATCAACTTTACGAAGAAATAAGCTTACACACAGAGGTTGAAGAGAAAATCTTTTATCCAGCAATAAGCAATTATCAGGATACAGAACGACTACTTGATGAAGCTCAAAAAGAGCATCATGAAATTAAGCAAATGCTAGAAGATATTGAATCTTTTAGTCCAATTTCAGACGAATTCAAACAAAAGCTAAGTGAGCTGAAACAGGCAATTCAACATCACGTCCAGGAAGAAGAAAATGAGGTATTTACCCAAGTACAGGAGTCGATGAGTAAGGCGGAAAGAGAACAGTTAGGAAACGATTTTGAAGCTGTCAAAAGTCAACAGCAAAGTGAATAG
- a CDS encoding DUF2231 domain-containing protein: protein METQQSTGTPFPNIPPILESDDREYRDPGVPSTVAIVGHPLHPLSVLFPIAFLAAALVTDAVYWFTRDPFWARASFWLIAAGLATGVIAAIIGMSDFLQIERVRKRTAGWAHMVLNVTLLVLTAINLYLRLDNPIGAILPWGLLISLIVGTLTSISGWFGAELSYRHKIGVVGPGSRTQP, encoded by the coding sequence ATGGAAACACAACAGTCAACTGGGACACCATTCCCCAATATCCCACCGATTCTTGAAAGTGATGACAGAGAGTATCGCGACCCTGGCGTGCCTAGTACGGTTGCGATCGTTGGGCATCCCTTACACCCTCTGAGTGTGCTCTTTCCGATTGCGTTTTTAGCCGCAGCATTGGTAACCGATGCTGTGTACTGGTTCACCCGCGATCCCTTTTGGGCGCGAGCATCATTTTGGTTAATCGCTGCTGGATTGGCAACTGGCGTGATAGCAGCCATCATTGGCATGAGCGACTTCTTGCAAATAGAACGAGTCCGCAAGCGCACCGCTGGCTGGGCGCATATGGTTCTTAATGTTACGCTGCTAGTGTTGACAGCGATTAATTTATACCTGCGTCTGGATAATCCTATAGGGGCGATATTGCCTTGGGGATTATTAATCTCACTTATTGTGGGTACTTTGACTAGCATCTCTGGTTGGTTCGGGGCTGAATTATCCTATCGACATAAAATTGGTGTGGTAGGTCCCGGTAGCCGAACCCAACCCTAA
- a CDS encoding peptide ligase PGM1-related protein: MQTLNHSFFEQADQFRQLQIELRDRWQSVQLFDQSDGDILVIPSLSLDQRELLKIQGVHHYEERLLFSLIRLQNPRTRLIYITSQPLHPSVIDYYLQLLPGIPFSHARDRLLLLSTYDSSHKPLTQKILERPRLMERIRQALRLEKTFMICYNASTWERDLSVKLGVPLYAADPDLQIWGTKSGSRQIFAESGVPCPDGSESVWNVEDLAVAAAQLWERQPQLKRMVVKLNEGISGEGNALLDLKPIQSVAPAAASHTKRVAKFKDHFATLRFQAKSETWANFSSRIPEIGAIVEAFVEGEVKRSPSVQGRITPNGEVEILSTHDQILGGPDQQIYLGCRFPADETYRLRLQDLGLKVGRTLAEKGALERFGVDFIAVQQPENENQWEFQAIEINLRKGGTTHPFMTLKLLTNGRYELSTGLFYSQQGRPKYYIATDNLQKDRYRGLLPSDLMDIIAHHRLHFDTGTETGTVFHLMGCLSEFGKLGLTSIGDSPKQAEEIYQKVVKVLDEETRTSSNHPTWTAQHCLPFAWNEAE; this comes from the coding sequence ATGCAAACTTTAAATCATTCTTTCTTTGAGCAGGCTGATCAGTTTCGACAGCTGCAAATTGAGCTGCGCGATCGCTGGCAGAGTGTCCAATTGTTTGACCAAAGTGATGGCGACATTTTGGTTATCCCCTCCCTGAGCTTAGACCAACGAGAGCTGCTAAAGATTCAAGGCGTTCATCACTATGAGGAGCGACTGCTATTCTCGTTGATTCGCTTGCAAAATCCTCGAACACGGTTAATCTATATCACCTCACAGCCGTTGCATCCCAGCGTGATTGATTACTATCTGCAACTGCTACCAGGAATTCCGTTTTCTCATGCCCGCGATCGCTTGCTGCTACTTTCAACCTACGATTCCTCCCACAAGCCCTTGACCCAGAAGATTTTAGAGCGACCCCGCTTGATGGAGCGTATTCGTCAAGCCTTGCGGTTAGAAAAGACATTTATGATTTGTTACAACGCCTCGACTTGGGAGCGGGATTTGTCTGTAAAGTTGGGTGTACCCTTATATGCTGCCGATCCAGATTTACAGATATGGGGAACCAAAAGTGGGAGTCGGCAAATTTTTGCTGAGAGCGGAGTGCCTTGTCCTGATGGTAGCGAGAGTGTTTGGAATGTTGAAGACTTGGCAGTAGCGGCAGCTCAGTTGTGGGAACGCCAACCGCAGTTAAAACGGATGGTAGTCAAACTCAACGAAGGAATTTCAGGAGAAGGCAATGCCCTGTTGGATCTCAAACCAATTCAAAGTGTTGCCCCAGCAGCAGCATCCCATACCAAACGGGTAGCAAAATTTAAAGATCACTTTGCAACTTTGAGATTTCAAGCGAAATCTGAAACCTGGGCTAATTTTTCTAGCCGCATCCCAGAGATTGGGGCAATTGTCGAAGCTTTTGTTGAAGGAGAGGTAAAGCGATCGCCTAGCGTTCAAGGTCGCATTACACCGAACGGCGAAGTAGAAATCCTCTCCACCCACGATCAAATCTTGGGAGGACCCGATCAACAAATTTATCTCGGCTGCCGCTTTCCGGCAGATGAAACCTATCGGCTGCGCTTACAAGACTTGGGGTTAAAAGTTGGCAGAACCTTAGCAGAAAAAGGAGCCTTGGAGCGGTTTGGCGTTGATTTTATCGCTGTGCAACAACCCGAAAATGAAAATCAGTGGGAGTTTCAGGCGATTGAAATTAATCTGCGTAAGGGCGGCACCACCCACCCATTCATGACCTTGAAATTATTAACGAATGGACGTTATGAACTCTCAACAGGTCTGTTTTACAGTCAACAGGGGCGACCAAAGTACTACATTGCCACTGACAACCTGCAAAAAGACCGCTATCGAGGGTTGTTGCCAAGCGATCTAATGGACATCATTGCCCACCATCGGTTGCACTTTGACACGGGGACTGAAACTGGCACAGTTTTTCATCTTATGGGTTGTCTTTCCGAGTTTGGCAAGCTGGGATTGACGAGTATTGGCGATTCTCCTAAACAGGCAGAGGAAATTTATCAAAAGGTTGTCAAAGTTCTAGATGAAGAAACCCGAACCAGCAGCAATCATCCCACTTGGACTGCACAACACTGCCTACCATTTGCTTGGAACGAAGCGGAATGA
- a CDS encoding ATP-binding protein has translation MTPEQFLQFARLLPEPSLLISGDGQTLGANSPLATMLGLHRQALQGKMLFELVTDPPDKVIQYLRACSRSRAMVLGSLTFLAKDGQTCLCRCEGAVIRPWSPELTALIFLRLKNRESASSRFILLNKKIDQLAKEIRERQRAEEERTQLLVREQLARAEAERLNRLKDEFLSTLSHELRTPLNAILGWSQILRARKIDEKMMYHALETIERNARSQVQLIDDLLDVSRIIMGKIRLNVHAVELLPVIESAMDTVRPAADAKNIRLQLVLDPEAGPVLGDSERLQQIVWNLLSNAIKFTPKGGRVQVGLKRINSHVEIVVTDTGQGISAEFLPYVFDRFRQADSSITRSFSGLGLGLAIVRQLVELHGGTVHAESLGEGQGATFTVKLPLMAVSPKPSRLEQVHPTIGGSVPFDCSPSLNGLRILVVDDEADTRALLIYALEASGAEVVAAASADEAISALTKSLIPMDVLISDIGMPDEDGYTLLRRVRALEKEQGGKIPAVALTAYARTEDRRAALLAGFQFHIAKPVEPAELIAVIANLAGRTGGV, from the coding sequence GTGACTCCCGAACAGTTCCTTCAATTCGCCAGGCTGTTGCCGGAACCCTCGCTGCTGATTTCTGGCGATGGCCAGACTCTAGGCGCCAACTCGCCCCTTGCGACTATGTTAGGGCTACACCGGCAGGCACTACAGGGAAAAATGCTGTTTGAGCTGGTCACCGATCCGCCTGACAAAGTGATACAGTATCTACGCGCTTGCTCCAGAAGTCGAGCAATGGTGCTTGGCTCGTTAACGTTTCTTGCCAAGGATGGACAGACTTGCTTGTGTCGCTGCGAAGGGGCAGTCATCCGGCCATGGTCACCTGAATTGACGGCTCTAATTTTCTTACGCTTAAAAAATAGAGAATCAGCCAGTAGTAGATTTATCCTACTCAACAAGAAAATCGATCAACTGGCAAAAGAGATCCGGGAGCGCCAACGAGCGGAAGAAGAGCGAACCCAACTCTTAGTGCGGGAGCAGTTAGCTCGAGCTGAGGCTGAGAGGCTGAATCGATTGAAGGATGAATTTCTCTCGACCCTTTCCCATGAGCTACGAACTCCCCTCAATGCTATCCTCGGCTGGTCTCAAATCCTTCGTGCCCGTAAGATAGATGAAAAGATGATGTATCATGCCTTGGAAACGATCGAGCGCAATGCAAGGTCCCAGGTACAGCTGATTGATGACCTCCTTGATGTTTCACGCATCATCATGGGCAAGATTCGCCTCAACGTTCACGCGGTTGAGCTATTGCCAGTGATTGAGTCAGCAATGGATACAGTGCGACCTGCCGCTGATGCAAAAAATATTCGACTGCAATTGGTGCTCGATCCAGAAGCAGGTCCAGTTTTAGGGGACTCGGAGCGGTTACAGCAGATCGTCTGGAATCTTCTCAGCAACGCGATCAAATTCACACCAAAAGGTGGACGCGTTCAGGTTGGACTGAAACGAATTAATTCCCATGTTGAAATTGTTGTGACAGACACAGGGCAAGGAATTAGTGCAGAGTTCCTACCTTATGTCTTTGATCGCTTTCGCCAGGCAGATAGTTCCATCACCCGGTCATTTAGTGGGTTAGGGCTAGGGTTAGCGATCGTCCGTCAACTGGTGGAGTTACATGGCGGAACGGTGCACGCCGAGAGTTTAGGAGAAGGTCAAGGAGCAACGTTTACTGTAAAGCTACCGCTGATGGCTGTTAGCCCCAAGCCTAGCAGGCTAGAGCAGGTGCATCCAACCATAGGAGGCAGCGTCCCGTTTGACTGCTCACCAAGCCTAAATGGATTGAGAATACTTGTTGTGGATGACGAGGCAGATACCCGTGCTCTACTGATATACGCGCTAGAAGCGTCTGGAGCCGAAGTCGTAGCTGCGGCTTCAGCAGACGAAGCTATCTCTGCGCTGACCAAATCTTTAATCCCAATGGATGTGTTAATCAGTGATATTGGAATGCCAGATGAAGATGGTTATACTCTACTGCGTAGAGTGAGGGCACTGGAGAAAGAGCAAGGAGGAAAAATTCCTGCTGTAGCCCTGACAGCGTATGCCAGAACTGAAGATCGCAGGGCTGCTCTTTTAGCAGGATTTCAGTTTCATATTGCCAAACCTGTTGAACCTGCCGAATTAATTGCGGTGATTGCGAATCTGGCTGGACGAACCGGAGGCGTTTGA
- the mgtE gene encoding magnesium transporter: protein MTENKNLSSTFPDVSRHDLSRRELRDLVRTQLKALLQQRDLQAAKAILVPVQPPDIAEAIEGLPEAMQALAFRLISKGEAIEVYEHLDSSVQEALLEEFKRQDVLDIVDKMSPDDRARLFDELPAKVVNRLLEQLSPAEQQATAQLLGYEAGTAGRIMTPELISLKETFTVAQALERIRRLAKVTETIYYLYITDPARRLTGILSLRDLVTAEPDQTIGEIMTRDVIFVHTDTDQEEVARIIKRYDFLAVPVVDREQRLVGIITVDDVIDILEQETTEDIYALGGGVQSGGDNYFQTDLLTVARKRVVWLFVLLLTNTVTGTIIKAEEELLQQVVVLTAFIPLLTGTGGNVGAQSSTVVIRGMNTEEIRAMGPLQVILREAIAGVLLGSMLGSVATIWAFTLQGNWLVAIAVGASLVAISVLASVSGSALPFLFRVMGLDPALMSAPFITTAVDVLGVLIYFNLARMILQL, encoded by the coding sequence TTGACTGAAAATAAAAATCTATCCTCAACTTTTCCTGATGTCTCACGCCACGATCTCTCACGCAGAGAACTGCGGGACTTGGTGCGAACTCAGCTGAAGGCACTGCTGCAACAGAGAGACTTGCAGGCAGCCAAAGCCATCTTAGTACCGGTGCAACCTCCAGATATTGCCGAGGCGATTGAAGGGTTGCCAGAAGCAATGCAAGCCTTAGCCTTCCGCTTGATTTCTAAGGGCGAGGCGATTGAGGTCTATGAACATCTAGATTCCAGCGTACAGGAGGCGTTATTAGAGGAATTCAAGCGTCAGGATGTCCTCGATATTGTAGATAAAATGTCGCCCGACGATCGCGCGCGGCTATTTGATGAGTTGCCAGCCAAAGTTGTCAATCGTTTGCTAGAACAACTCAGTCCCGCTGAACAGCAAGCCACTGCCCAACTATTGGGGTATGAGGCTGGTACTGCTGGGCGGATTATGACACCAGAGTTAATATCACTCAAGGAAACCTTTACAGTTGCTCAAGCACTAGAACGGATTCGTCGCTTAGCGAAGGTTACGGAAACAATTTATTACCTCTACATCACAGATCCCGCCCGCCGCTTAACTGGGATTTTGTCACTGCGAGATTTGGTGACTGCGGAGCCCGATCAAACAATTGGCGAAATCATGACTCGCGATGTCATATTTGTCCATACCGATACAGATCAGGAAGAAGTCGCAAGGATTATTAAACGCTATGACTTTCTGGCTGTGCCTGTGGTTGACCGAGAGCAGCGACTTGTGGGCATCATTACAGTGGATGATGTGATTGACATTTTAGAGCAGGAGACCACTGAAGATATTTATGCTTTAGGTGGTGGGGTACAGTCCGGGGGCGATAACTATTTTCAGACTGATTTATTGACTGTTGCTCGCAAGCGTGTTGTCTGGCTGTTCGTTTTACTTTTAACTAACACGGTTACAGGCACAATTATTAAGGCAGAGGAAGAGCTTCTCCAGCAGGTAGTAGTGCTGACAGCATTTATCCCTTTGTTAACTGGCACGGGTGGCAATGTCGGTGCCCAATCTTCGACAGTAGTGATCCGGGGAATGAACACCGAGGAAATTAGAGCAATGGGACCATTACAGGTGATTCTACGGGAAGCGATCGCTGGGGTGTTGCTTGGCTCCATGTTAGGATCGGTCGCGACTATATGGGCTTTCACCCTGCAAGGAAATTGGTTGGTCGCGATCGCAGTAGGAGCCAGTTTGGTAGCAATTTCGGTTTTGGCTTCTGTATCCGGTTCAGCACTCCCGTTTTTGTTCCGTGTAATGGGTTTAGATCCAGCTTTGATGTCAGCTCCTTTTATTACAACTGCTGTTGATGTACTGGGAGTTTTGATTTATTTCAACTTAGCGCGGATGATTTTACAGTTGTAG
- a CDS encoding methanogen output domain 1-containing protein, giving the protein MNKSPEATASITDLSIPLERDVFLRILIRELSGTLQDVVGLEEASGFISVVGQNMGRQIGKDYKAALRVSNLTREQVADVLVDLKRRINGEFYIIEQTDEKIVLGNHACPFAEKVSDRPVMCMMTSNVFGSIAADNLGYAKVELQETIAMGAAGCRVVVYLKPTLEAEESQGREYFKGEDEG; this is encoded by the coding sequence ATGAACAAGTCTCCTGAGGCTACAGCCTCAATCACCGATCTGAGTATCCCTTTGGAGCGGGATGTATTTTTACGCATTTTAATTCGAGAGTTATCTGGCACGTTGCAGGATGTGGTTGGCTTAGAGGAAGCTTCAGGATTTATTAGTGTGGTTGGTCAAAACATGGGGAGGCAGATAGGCAAAGACTATAAGGCTGCTTTGAGGGTATCCAATCTGACGCGGGAGCAAGTAGCCGATGTGCTAGTGGATTTGAAGCGGCGAATCAACGGTGAGTTTTATATCATCGAGCAAACTGATGAAAAGATTGTCTTGGGGAATCACGCTTGCCCGTTTGCCGAAAAAGTCAGCGATCGCCCCGTCATGTGTATGATGACCTCAAATGTCTTTGGCTCCATAGCCGCAGATAATCTGGGCTACGCCAAGGTAGAACTGCAAGAGACGATCGCCATGGGTGCTGCTGGATGCAGAGTGGTAGTTTACTTGAAGCCCACTTTGGAGGCAGAAGAAAGTCAAGGAAGAGAATATTTCAAGGGAGAAGATGAGGGGTGA
- a CDS encoding bifunctional serine/threonine protein kinase/MFS transporter — protein sequence MLQSVSSVVFCINPHDPQHPHSQVRGNKFCTICGSPIALKNRYIPLQILGSGGFAKIYTVWDLATQTERVLKVLVETAPKARELFKQEADILKSLRHPAVPRVEPDGYFQLSLGNPPQRLLPCLVMEKINGQTLEDILESHPQGCPEAWVLNWFNQAVEILRELHKKQIIHRDLKPSNLMLRQETNQLVVIDFGGAKKIRSALFWSKESSTRLYSPGYSPPEQSEGRDVEPAADFYALGRTMIQLLTGKSPPELADSVTGELRWRHLVRVTPGFADLLDELVREDVRQRPTNAARIQKRLAQSPQKQPGRQVSSSQQVTPLTQKSLNWSQRVTSAFTKGFSQSTRFLVKFITQLVRACLDTTKAMVLSAIAVCVGTSVGFVLAYWSPLGSTVDRLLSQQLPFLLQDDTQIALGSEIILFAAAGLATAWGLTVAGSFGQRRRYFVAPLTGFVGYGLGWLVWLAATPYNSFWGMAGLIAGAVTVLTLGLGLRNSYLIHAVFASVGTTILFAILLSFNLFPTPIFHLNPQPGWFEFWVYITFFSFVSLALSFWLGISYYLIVPCLRWLGWR from the coding sequence GTGCTTCAATCTGTTAGCAGTGTGGTTTTCTGCATCAACCCACATGACCCCCAACATCCTCATTCTCAAGTACGGGGGAATAAGTTTTGCACAATCTGCGGCTCACCGATCGCCTTAAAAAATCGCTATATTCCCCTGCAAATATTAGGTTCAGGAGGATTTGCCAAAATCTATACAGTTTGGGATTTGGCAACGCAAACAGAGCGGGTGCTGAAGGTTTTGGTAGAAACTGCACCGAAAGCACGGGAATTGTTTAAGCAAGAGGCAGATATTTTGAAGAGTCTGCGGCATCCAGCTGTCCCCAGAGTCGAGCCAGATGGCTATTTTCAATTAAGTTTGGGAAATCCACCGCAGCGTCTATTGCCTTGTCTGGTGATGGAAAAAATCAACGGTCAGACACTGGAAGACATTCTTGAAAGCCATCCCCAAGGGTGCCCAGAAGCGTGGGTACTGAACTGGTTCAACCAGGCAGTAGAGATTTTACGGGAGTTGCATAAAAAGCAGATTATTCACCGTGACCTCAAGCCCTCTAACCTGATGCTGCGCCAGGAAACAAATCAGCTGGTGGTGATTGATTTTGGTGGAGCAAAAAAGATTCGCTCAGCCCTATTTTGGTCTAAGGAAAGTTCTACCCGTTTATATTCTCCTGGTTATAGTCCACCCGAGCAATCTGAAGGGCGCGATGTGGAACCAGCGGCTGATTTCTATGCCTTGGGCAGGACAATGATTCAATTGCTGACTGGTAAATCTCCTCCAGAACTAGCAGACTCAGTAACTGGGGAATTGCGGTGGCGTCATTTAGTTCGGGTGACTCCAGGATTTGCCGATTTGTTGGATGAGTTAGTGCGGGAAGATGTACGCCAGCGACCGACAAACGCTGCCAGAATTCAAAAACGCTTGGCACAGAGTCCCCAAAAACAGCCCGGACGGCAGGTATCTTCCTCCCAGCAGGTGACCCCGCTCACTCAAAAGAGTTTGAATTGGTCGCAGCGAGTCACTTCAGCCTTTACCAAAGGGTTTTCGCAGAGCACTCGTTTCCTGGTTAAATTCATTACCCAGTTGGTACGAGCTTGTCTAGATACAACTAAGGCAATGGTGCTAAGTGCGATCGCTGTCTGTGTCGGCACCTCAGTTGGGTTTGTTCTAGCCTATTGGTCGCCATTAGGCAGCACAGTAGACCGTCTGCTGTCTCAACAGCTGCCTTTCTTACTTCAAGATGATACTCAGATTGCACTCGGGTCAGAAATCATCCTATTTGCAGCAGCTGGATTAGCAACGGCATGGGGACTGACAGTGGCAGGGAGTTTTGGTCAACGGCGGCGGTATTTCGTCGCCCCGCTGACCGGGTTTGTGGGCTATGGCTTAGGCTGGTTAGTTTGGCTAGCAGCCACACCTTATAATAGCTTCTGGGGCATGGCAGGATTGATTGCAGGTGCTGTTACCGTTCTTACTCTTGGTCTGGGTTTACGAAATAGTTACCTAATTCACGCTGTTTTTGCTTCAGTTGGTACTACTATCCTGTTTGCAATCCTGCTCAGTTTTAATCTCTTCCCAACTCCTATATTCCACCTCAACCCTCAACCGGGTTGGTTTGAGTTTTGGGTCTACATCACTTTTTTTAGTTTTGTCAGCCTAGCCCTTAGTTTCTGGTTAGGGATTAGTTACTACCTAATTGTGCCTTGTTTGCGCTGGCTAGGCTGGCGCTAA